A genomic segment from Acidimicrobiia bacterium encodes:
- a CDS encoding 30S ribosomal protein S7, whose product MPRKGPAPRRELMPDPIYRSLLVTQIVNKVLVRGKRSTAEKIVYDALATIEEKTGTEPTATLKRAIENIKPQLEVKSRRVGGATYQVPIEVKPRRANTLAIRWVVGYSRQRREKTMADRLANELLDASNGIGAAVKRREDMHKMAESNKAFAHYRW is encoded by the coding sequence ATGCCGCGCAAGGGTCCCGCCCCCCGCCGTGAACTGATGCCCGACCCGATCTACCGGTCGTTGCTCGTCACCCAAATCGTGAACAAGGTGCTCGTGCGTGGGAAACGCTCTACGGCCGAAAAGATCGTGTACGACGCCCTCGCCACCATCGAGGAGAAAACCGGCACTGAGCCCACGGCCACGTTGAAGCGAGCCATCGAGAACATCAAACCGCAACTTGAGGTCAAGAGCCGCCGCGTCGGTGGGGCCACGTACCAGGTTCCCATTGAGGTCAAGCCCCGTCGGGCCAACACCCTGGCCATCCGTTGGGTGGTGGGGTACTCCCGCCAGCGTCGGGAGAAGACCATGGCGGACCGCCTCGCCAACGAGTTGCTCGACGCCAGCAACGGCATCGGTGCCGCCGTGAAGCGTCGTGAGGACATGCACAAGATGGCCGAATCCAACAAGGCCTTCGCCCACTACCGCTGGTAG
- a CDS encoding 30S ribosomal protein S12, producing MPTIQQLVRKGRQSKPTKAKTPALKGAPQRRGVCTRVFTHTPRKPNSALRKVARVRLSSGQEVTAYIPGEGHNLQEHSIVLVRGGRVKDLPGVRYKVIRGTLDTSGVKDRKQARSRYGAKKES from the coding sequence GTGCCCACCATCCAACAGCTAGTCCGCAAGGGCCGGCAGTCCAAACCCACCAAGGCCAAAACGCCGGCCCTCAAGGGCGCGCCGCAGCGGCGCGGCGTGTGCACCCGCGTGTTCACCCACACCCCCAGGAAGCCCAACTCCGCCCTCCGCAAGGTCGCCCGTGTGCGCCTGTCGAGCGGCCAGGAAGTTACCGCCTACATCCCCGGCGAGGGCCACAACCTCCAGGAGCACTCCATCGTGCTGGTGCGCGGTGGTCGCGTGAAGGACCTTCCCGGTGTGCGGTACAAGGTCATCCGCGGCACCCTTGACACCTCCGGTGTGAAGGATCGCAAGCAGGCCCGTAGTCGCTACGGCGCCAAGAAGGAGAGCTAG